Genomic DNA from Solanum dulcamara chromosome 4, daSolDulc1.2, whole genome shotgun sequence:
ccgagggtctcccggaaacagccgtcctaccttggtaggactgtaggagtaaggtctacaCTCTACCCTTCTCAAACCTCACATTATGGGATTTCActtggttgttgttgtatctaagcaagcataaataatataagtaaataaattattacaccTGAAtcactataaataaataataaataacatatgaaaatatagtccgacacttagtttctgtacgcctcgactaagctgttgggtcatttgcattttgggccttaagcacaatttcAATGTATATATTGcagttgtatatacactgtatacaatattattttcttgcatattatattatatagatattgtatatcagtgtatacgatATTATTTTCCACCTGTATTCCATGTATATAGCCCAATACcaatattcaaatcatgaatattatcttcttttccatgtatcaacttttcaaCCATTCGAGCaaagatgatgggagactcaaaactcaatgatatgcaaggatggagtccaaagagGGACtcaaattgatatcacatgcaccaaaataaaattacacaagcatttacttattttaagctaaaccaggaaatatatcatgatatttcaagttatcaaattgatgggcatcctagaagtgactaacaataTGCTAACTAgctcaattttaaagaaagaattaaatcaattagacatgaaagttctaatttaataacaactttaagcatatttttgttatctaaatcatgttaaaagaagaaattgaaaacatgaaaatctatattgtcaaagaaaactacttgaaaaaataatgaacaaaactaagagctttcattaaataatcctaacatataatagctaattaatcctaacacatgctaactataaaaaatttctatcgttaatctaattatttttaatatatgctaactaaaaaaaacaagactacgaatcaactaaatataaaatatgaaataattaaataaaataaagctgagaaaagatttACCTTCTTTCCGGACAgcaagactgaagacgatgagcgaAAGACAACTTCACCGCCACCCAAGAGTTTGATGGAACCCCAatctataaaaagaaaaattaaaaatttagactcgaaccttcgtggttttgatgttataagaacactgttcttatcctaaatttggactttaatctcctatttttcttgaagaaaaatatggattgaaagctagaaattttcacaacttttaaggtggggacaagagtccaaaatcctagccaagttaagaaaatttctaactttggagTGGTTAAAAAAAACCTCCCACTTCTTCTACCGTTTTAACAAgaaatatgagcctttatataggctccaaaaactttaaattttcatacaatcttcgatgtgggagattgatttttgttgttgttgttgtttttttttttttagaaaaaactaaaatttttaaaaatgcaaactataattaaactaacctaactagcattatatttagtttaaataaaatctttttgagatgattttcgaataactacataaatagtaatcaaagatatagttatatagaaatatgtatattatactaaaatttataaaaaagtaaaaaaaagttaagaataacatgaaaatatctttatttttataaaaactaattatttcaaaaatgttcgaaatttaaagaaactcgatagtTAATTTGCGTTGTGAAGGATCAAAATTGTGTCAACACATCCCACTCCGACTTGAGACCTAACCTGATCCGAGACGAGTTAAAATGGGAAGTTAAAGTGTtatgtttaaaataattttggaaaatatttttcttactttttataatggaaagtcattttctttaaatttgggAAATTTGGGAAAAATATGTTGATTTGGAATTAACACAAATAAAACAGAAATGGCAATTACTTAAATAACCAAAACCAAACAGTCCTTTTAAGGAAACAAAAAGCATCAAAATGATATCTTTCCGCATTGGCGCCACTTTCTCCCGCGGTTTCTACCTCAGAACCTCAAAAATTTCGAACGTTAAACCCCAATCAACTATACAAAATCCCTCTTTCATACAGAGGGAACTGAAGAGCCAAAGAAAATTAGGTCATCGGGGAAGCCAAGTGGTCGCCGCAGAGAGTCATCGGAGAAGCCAAGTGGTCGCCGCCGTTGGCCATTCTTGGCTGTTAATTCTTTGACGGAGAGATGTTTTATTCGCACACATTCTTGGCTCGAAAGGGTCCATTAGGGACAGTATGGTGCGCTGCACATTTACAACACAAGTTGAAGAAACCCCATTATACTTCTACTAACATTCCCTCCACTGTTGGTATGTTTTCTAatgtctttattttttcttgaaaaaagtTGCCCCTTTTTATTTGTCCCATTTGCCAAgatttctcttttctttataTGGGGTTTGATGGGCTGCTTCtttattgttttgttttgtttatttcttgagatttttgaaaaaagaaaacaaattgaTTTTTCTAATTTCACTTGGTTGATATATGATTCTTGTTTTGCTGATATCAATTGGGACTTtttatgagataaatatttgatCTATTGAATCTTTTAATTAAGCTTGGATTTTTTTATTTGCACAGATGAATGCTTGTAGTTCAAGATTCTCTCTGTTTTAGTCATGCTAGTTGAAGGTTTAGATTGAAATGTACTTTTGAGTATATAATTCAATACGTTGTTGCAGAGTATTAATTGAATGTAATTATATGTATCCAATGTTATGTTTATTGCTCGAGAATTTATAGGTTTTTATTTGCCTACTGCaggtttttctcttttcttaatttcaagtagTTTATTATGCAGTTCTAGTTTTGCTGATATCAATTAGGACCTTTTTTGAGATAAAGATTTATTCTTTTACATTAAAGATTGCATTTTTGATTGTGTATTGGGATTTGGTTTGAAATGGAGGTTTCGTCATTTGCAAAGCTGAATCGATTTGTAATTTAGTGGAGACTTTGTCTTCCGTTCTAAATGTGATAGTTGAAAACTTGGATTAGTCTGTGCTTATGCACAATGTATTGTCACTTGTGTTGTTAGTTATTCATTGATCATTTTAAGAAGGTCAAAAATGAGAATTTTCATTTTGATCTTGAtgtttaagtagtaaagttgtcTATGAAGAGTAAAATTCATGCTCCACGCATATGATCATGATTGAATAACGGGAAGGAGGACATGATGGTTTGTTTTTTAGCtgtgaaaataaaattagtatatttgCGTCTAAACTATTTGAAAAGTAATAATTGTGTTCTTTGTTTCGCTTTGGGCACAAAAATGCCTTTATCATTAATCAAATAGCTCAAAAACTGCCCCCTTTCCATTTCACTATAAGTAACGAAATTTAATTAAGATAAGTTGGCATTTATAGGGTAAGCTTTCAGGGTGTAAAGGAAAAGGGATCGACAAGTTAAGTAAATAAGTATGTCATCTTAGAATTTTGACATAATGCAAATAACAATATCAATCATAACAACAATTTTTTGGATGATATTGACTGAACTATATTGAAAGAAAGACAAAAATGTCCCATTTCATGTAGTTTAGGGGTAAAATTAGAGCTTTTCCATATGAGCTGGAGCAATAGTTAGTGGGAGGATATGTTTGAGCTACTTGGCTTACTATGAGGACATTTTTGAGCTACTTGATTGACGATAAAGGTATTTTTGTGCCAAATTCTAATGGAGGGCAAATATATGCCCTTTTGAATAATTTAGgggcaaaattatatatatttttatttttattaagtcATACATTGTTTAGGAATGTTGTAGATTTATCTTATGTGGGACACTAAATCTTGTGCATATATAACCTTAAAAACTTTTAATGGTACACATGTTGCTAAGTTTTCTGGTATATGCCAAATGTACTTGTTTCAATTAGTTAGTCTTTGCTACTTTCTTAGGTACTTCGTGGAACAATCAAGGTGCGTATAAGTTAGCCTAGACAACACTGCCATAAAGAAGTCTTGCTAAAGttgatattttttgaattaaatacaAAGCTTTTCCCCACTGATGTTGCTAGGTTTTGACTAAAGCATGATTTCATAAAAGCCAGAAAGGAAGTATAAGTTGGTCTACACAAATATATAGCAGTAGCTTTAATATGCATATGATATTTCTTAGGTCTTTGCTCATGATACTGTTGCTTATTTTTTGAAATCTATTTCTAGAGCGCATCATGACTCCTGAAGTACCTATTGCGTTGCGAACGTCTGGCCACCTTCTACTTGGAGTTGTTCGGATATACTCAAAGCAAGTTGAATACTTTTCCGAGGACTGCAAAACATTACTAATGGGAGTTATAAAGGCCTTCTCATCCACAAATGTCAATCTGCCAGAAGATGCCACTCATGCACCATACCACTCTATCACTCTACCAGAAACATTTGAACTTGATGCCTTAGTTTTTGATGAAGATCTTGACCTGAATAGGTAATTTTCTGTAGTATGTTTTTAGTTGTCATCTATAATCTGTAGTTAGTTACACGTGCATTTGGAATTCCAGGGTTAAGGATACTCATGTTAAAAGTTATGAAGAGATAACTTTGGAAGGTATGTATTGTGTTTACTTTAATTCTTCTTTTGTATCTTTTTCTGTTTCATTTTCAATTGAACTTTCAGTTATGAAACTTTCTTTTGTATAGATCAAATTGTATCGCATGAAGATCAGTATGTTGCtattttcattgatgaggtgAGTTTATCTTTTGCTTCATAATTAGCAGGAAACTCTAAATTTATTCACTTACGCTGCAACACTAGTTTGTCAAAGAGTTTGTTTTTACAGGACACAATGAAGAATTTGTCAAAATCAGGTGAAGTTTCTGGATTAGGTGCCATGCCCATGGAGACAGACGAAACTGCTGCTCAACCCCAACATTCTCCCCCTAAGAATCAGGAAGGACTAAACCAAGGAACTGTTCGTGATGACATTCCTCAAGATATTCCAGAAATTGAACTCATGCGTGATGCTGTCCATGATCGTAGTTTTGAGAATGttcccttgtggtcaggccgaGGGAATGATGTGATGGAACCAGATAGAATTCTGGAGGAACAGATCACGAGAGACAAGGAAACTGCAAGCCCAGTTGTGGAAGAGATATTGGCCCCCGGAGGACATTCAATCCCATCTCAACAACGACAAGAACCACCGTCAGCTACTTCAGTGGAGGCTCACGAATTTGCTGATCCACAGATATCATTTGGTAGGTGCTGGCATGCAGGGTTCTTATTCTTAAACTGAAATTACGtatttttcatgtttatattccAACATGGAACTTCTTCTTTCATGGATATTCAGGGCATCAGTCACCTGATTTAGCTCTTCTTTCAACACCACCTCCCGAGGCgctaaaaataagaagaaagcgAAAGTTACTCATC
This window encodes:
- the LOC129886929 gene encoding sister chromatid cohesion 1 protein 3-like; protein product: MFYSHTFLARKGPLGTVWCAAHLQHKLKKPHYTSTNIPSTVERIMTPEVPIALRTSGHLLLGVVRIYSKQVEYFSEDCKTLLMGVIKAFSSTNVNLPEDATHAPYHSITLPETFELDALVFDEDLDLNRVKDTHVKSYEEITLEDQIVSHEDQYVAIFIDEDTMKNLSKSGEVSGLGAMPMETDETAAQPQHSPPKNQEGLNQGTVRDDIPQDIPEIELMRDAVHDRSFENVPLWSGRGNDVMEPDRILEEQITRDKETASPVVEEILAPGGHSIPSQQRQEPPSATSVEAHEFADPQISFGHQSPDLALLSTPPPEALKIRRKRKLLIYDKDIVVPNHEMKRRLQGIGIKLREKKKVPCSSLDIWKQNKRLRKDGIFFEPLITGLCDDLRNIYKEDFISAKVKMASSQENHAEPSDNQYPPSGNDLPMEIERLRYNQDLASTDLLSEILPSPNRLISSPQMSMPSPSRRDDFSPATTTFGTESGQIGRTIDSVVRPTPDPAASTGHAGSDMETPSTWFGEGLNVEDTVLSDIPEFDNSAGDLSFLEQDDDTPIGLRGTPSSSKQGGTPEFDTLSARTRAVAQYLKGQSPVTPISEETGDISLNAILEGKKRRVCARMFYETLVLENCGLVRANQCEPYGEITLKVTSKLKEKFSS